A region from the Rhinoderma darwinii isolate aRhiDar2 chromosome 2, aRhiDar2.hap1, whole genome shotgun sequence genome encodes:
- the TMEM39A gene encoding transmembrane protein 39A: protein MPGGRRGPSRQQLSRSALPSLQTLVGGTCGNGTGLRNRNGSAVGLSAPPITALITPEPVRHCRIPDLPLDGSLLFEFLFFIYLLVSLFIQYINIYKTVWWYPYNHPASCTSLNFHLIDYHLAAFITVMLARRLVWALVSQASQVGSASMVRYGALITARLVLLTLCGWVFCWTLVNMFRNHSVLNLLFLGYPFGVYVPLCCFHQDSRSQPLPTDCGYLVQDSLVEDGANGVANLVRPKDFLSLLRESLREQFNSAPSIPSHSCPLSPDLIRNEVECLKADFNRRIKEVLFNSLFSAYYVAFLPLCFVKSTQYYDMRWSCEHLIMVWINAFVMLTTQLLPPRYCDLLHRSASHLGRWQKLEPGSYSNAPQHIWSDNTVWPQGVLVRHSRSLYKAVGPYNVAVPSDVSHARFYFLFHRPLRLLNVLVVLEGSLVMYQLYSLLRAEKWNHTLSMALILFCNYYVLFKLLRDRIVLGKAYLHPLNSYGLKPH, encoded by the exons ATGCCCGGCGGAAGAAGGGGTCCTAGCCGGCAGCAATTGAGCCGTTCCGCTTTGCCCTCTCTGCAGACTTTGGTTGGCGGGACTTGTGGCAATGGCACAGGGCTGAGAAACAG GAATGGCAGTGCCGTTGGCTTATCCGCCCCTCCGATAACTGCCCTGATCACCCCGGAGCCGGTGCGTCACTGCCGTATTCCTGACCTGCCGCTGGACGGGAGTCTTCTCTTcgagttcctcttcttcatctacCTGCTGGTGTCGCTCTTCATCCAGTACATAAACATATACAAGACGGTTTGGTGGTATCCGTACAATCACCCGGCCTCCTGCACTTCTTTG AATTTCCACCTCATTGACTATCACCTGGCAGCTTTTATCACAGTGATGTTAGCCCGGCGCCTGGTCTGGGCCCTCGTTTCACAG GCTTCTCAGGTAGGATCGGCCTCTATGGTCCGGTATGGCGCTCTGATCACCGCCCGCCTGGTTCTGCTTACGCTATGCGGGTGGGTTTTTTGCTGGACCCTTGTCAACATGTTCCGAAACCATTCGGTTCTGAACCTGCTCTTCCTGGGCTATCC CTTCGGTGTGTATGTACCTCTCTGCTGCTTTCACCAAGACAGCCGATCCCAGCCTTTGCCCACAGACTGCGGATACCTCGTTCAGGACTCGTTAGTGGAGGACGGTGCTAATGGCGTAGCCAACCTGGTCAGACCCAAAGACTTCCTCTCTCTCCTGCGCGAGTCTTTGAGGGAACAGTTTAACTCAGCCCCTTCCATCCCCTCCCACAGCTGTCCGCTGTCTCCGGACCTCATACGCAACGAAGTGGAGTGCTTAAAAGCGGACTTCAACCGTAGGATCAAGGAGGTCCTGTTCAACTCTTTATTCAGTGCCTACTACGTGGCCTTTCTGCCGCTGTGCTTCGTAAAA AGCACTCAGTATTACGACATGCGCTGGTCGTGTGAGCACCTCATCATGGTGTGGATCAATGCCTTTGTCATGCTGACCACGCAGCTGCTGCCGCCCAGATATTGCGACTTGCTGCACAGGTCCGCCTCCCATCTCGGCCGGTGGCAGAAATTAGAGCCTGGGTCGTACAGCAACGCACCGCAACATAT CTGGTCAGACAACACAGTGTGGCCGCAGGGCGTCCTCGTACGACACAGTCGGAGTTTATACAAAGCTGTGGGGCCGTATAATGTAGCAGTGCCTTCAGATGTCTCACACGCCAGATTTTAT TTCCTGTTCCACCGGCCGTTACGACTACTGAATGTCCTTGTGGTGCTGGAGGGCAGCCTGGTGATGTATCAGCTGTACTCCCTGCTCCGCGCCGAGAAATGGAACCACACCCTCTCCATGGCGCTCATCCTCTTCTGCAACTATTACGTCTTGTTTAAACTCCTACGGGACAGAATAGTATTGGGGAAAGCTTATTTGCACCCCCTCAACAGCTATGGACTCAAACCCCACTGA